Proteins from a single region of Nomia melanderi isolate GNS246 chromosome 11, iyNomMela1, whole genome shotgun sequence:
- the LOC116432081 gene encoding uncharacterized protein LOC116432081 isoform X2, whose translation MSALNDSVIICDASPNSSRKKTSPKKKKQKKIPKRTFYEGPLKHIQLSKRYKQLQVQQNLNDRKKEIDNNENNFFSSEIAGLTQDNIIILSDNECESTSADNENVRKHKGDVQKRFLDEVEKTIMSYKNINASLKRKRPGVMTRSKKRKLLNSGVLLDNNSSCLLISDTEDSDVITVEVDGENRAPLDSVNQSSDDIVVVWSSASTTLPDVQTKENIAVNTQMKEHKVVNAQTKENKGVIEGRERETLINSESDQGEIVSQKEQGTETPNQEKDNRLFMIDRTPDAKNLQCLLLSRKERSKISKDNFEEDIPNNDSQLLFNKPGLTLPTAQNISGRIIMKKRRSLFNTLSRLEDKASDVDRRTPLPSTSIENSASNIDVPPTNVNESIDTPRTQLREIIVDGNNVAMAHSKSKQFSEEGIQIVIDYFRQRGHTVKVFVPQYRRSLNNPRLEKWYAEGIVIFTPSRYIAGRWITSYDDRFILQYATMCKGIVISMDQYRDLYAERLDWRDTILNRLLAPTFVGNIVMFPDDPLGRKGPTLDEFLRYKVYDFNVNSK comes from the exons ATGAGTGCGTTAAACGATTCGGTAATAATTTGCGACGCATCACCAAACTCGAGTCGAAAGAAAACTTCCcccaaaaaaaagaaacaaaaaaagattCCGAAAAGGACATTTTACGAAGGTCCTTTAAAACATATCCAGTTAAG TAAAAGATACAAACAACTACAAGTGCAACAAAATCTAAATGATCGGAAGAAAGAAATcgacaataatgaaaataattttttttcctcTGAGATTGCTGGTCTGACTCAagataacataattatattgaGCGACAATGAATGTGAATCTACTAGTGCGGACAACGAAAATGTTCGCAAACATAAAGGAGACGTTCAAAAGAGGTTTCTGGATGAGGTAGAAAAGACAATAATgtcttacaaaaatataaatgctTCATTAAAACGTAAAAGACCTGGTGTTATGACACgttcaaagaaaagaaaactgttGAACTCTGGTGtattattagataataattCATCTTGTCTTCTTATATCAGACACAGAAGATTCTGACGTGATAACAGTTGAAGTAGATGGTGAAAATAGAG caccattggattctgtaaatcaaagttcagaCGATATTGTTGTAGTATGGTCATCTGCGAGTACAACTTTGCCTGATGTTCAGACAAAGGAAAACATAGCAGTGAATACTCAGATGAAGGAACACAAAGTAGTAAATGCTCAGacaaaggaaaacaaaggaGTAATTGAAGGTAGAGAAAgggaaacattaataaattccGAAAGTGATCAAGGTGAAATTGTAAGCCAAAAAGAGCAAGGAACAGAAACTCCAAATCAAGAAAAAGATAATAGACTCTTCATGATAGATCGTACTCCAGATGCAAAGAATCTTCAGTGTTTGTTGTTGTCCAGGAAGGAAAGATCTAAAATCTCAAAAGACAATTTTGAAGAGGACATACCAAACAATGATTCTCAATTGCTTTTCAACAAACCAGGATTAACATTGCCTACTGCTCAAAATATAAGTGgaagaataattatgaaaaaacgAAGATCGCTCTTTAATACATTATCAAGATTAGAAGATAAAGCATCTGATGTAGATAGAAGAACACCTCTGCCCAGTACGTCAATTGAAAACAGTGCAAGTAATATTGATGTACCACCAACCAATGTGAATGAAAGTATAGATACTCCACGTACTCAGTTAAGAGAAATTATTGTTGATGGAAATAATGTAGCTATGGC GCATTCAAAAAGTAAACAGTTTTCAGAAGAAGGTATACAAATAGTGATTGATTACTTCAGACAAAGAGGACACACAGTGAAGGTGTTTGTACCTCAATATAGAAGATCGCTGAATAACCCGAGACTCGAAAAATGGTATGCAGAAGGTATTGTGATTTTCACACCTAGTCGTTATATTGCTGGAAGATGGATAACTTCTTACGATGATAG atttatattacaatatgcGACAATGTGTAAAGGCATTGTCATTTCAATGGATCAATACAGAGATTTATACGCTGAAAGACTAGACTGGCGTGATACAATTCTCAACCGTTTGTTGGCTCCAACTTTTGTCGGAAATATTGTCATGTTCCCTGATGATCCTTTAGGTAGGAAGGGTCCTACGCTTGACGAATTTTTAAGATATAAAGTATATGACTTTAATGTAAATAGTAAGTAA
- the LOC116432081 gene encoding uncharacterized protein LOC116432081 isoform X3 produces MNEHCENSKRYKQLQVQQNLNDRKKEIDNNENNFFSSEIAGLTQDNIIILSDNECESTSADNENVRKHKGDVQKRFLDEVEKTIMSYKNINASLKRKRPGVMTRSKKRKLLNSGVLLDNNSSCLLISDTEDSDVITVEVDGENRAPLDSVNQSSDDIVVVWSSASTTLPDVQTKENIAVNTQMKEHKVVNAQTKENKGVIEGRERETLINSESDQGEIVSQKEQGTETPNQEKDNRLFMIDRTPDAKNLQCLLLSRKERSKISKDNFEEDIPNNDSQLLFNKPGLTLPTAQNISGRIIMKKRRSLFNTLSRLEDKASDVDRRTPLPSTSIENSASNIDVPPTNVNESIDTPRTQLREIIVDGNNVAMAHSKSKQFSEEGIQIVIDYFRQRGHTVKVFVPQYRRSLNNPRLEKWYAEGIVIFTPSRYIAGRWITSYDDRFILQYATMCKGIVISMDQYRDLYAERLDWRDTILNRLLAPTFVGNIVMFPDDPLGRKGPTLDEFLRYKVYDFNVNSK; encoded by the exons ATGAATGAACATTGTGAAAA CAGTAAAAGATACAAACAACTACAAGTGCAACAAAATCTAAATGATCGGAAGAAAGAAATcgacaataatgaaaataattttttttcctcTGAGATTGCTGGTCTGACTCAagataacataattatattgaGCGACAATGAATGTGAATCTACTAGTGCGGACAACGAAAATGTTCGCAAACATAAAGGAGACGTTCAAAAGAGGTTTCTGGATGAGGTAGAAAAGACAATAATgtcttacaaaaatataaatgctTCATTAAAACGTAAAAGACCTGGTGTTATGACACgttcaaagaaaagaaaactgttGAACTCTGGTGtattattagataataattCATCTTGTCTTCTTATATCAGACACAGAAGATTCTGACGTGATAACAGTTGAAGTAGATGGTGAAAATAGAG caccattggattctgtaaatcaaagttcagaCGATATTGTTGTAGTATGGTCATCTGCGAGTACAACTTTGCCTGATGTTCAGACAAAGGAAAACATAGCAGTGAATACTCAGATGAAGGAACACAAAGTAGTAAATGCTCAGacaaaggaaaacaaaggaGTAATTGAAGGTAGAGAAAgggaaacattaataaattccGAAAGTGATCAAGGTGAAATTGTAAGCCAAAAAGAGCAAGGAACAGAAACTCCAAATCAAGAAAAAGATAATAGACTCTTCATGATAGATCGTACTCCAGATGCAAAGAATCTTCAGTGTTTGTTGTTGTCCAGGAAGGAAAGATCTAAAATCTCAAAAGACAATTTTGAAGAGGACATACCAAACAATGATTCTCAATTGCTTTTCAACAAACCAGGATTAACATTGCCTACTGCTCAAAATATAAGTGgaagaataattatgaaaaaacgAAGATCGCTCTTTAATACATTATCAAGATTAGAAGATAAAGCATCTGATGTAGATAGAAGAACACCTCTGCCCAGTACGTCAATTGAAAACAGTGCAAGTAATATTGATGTACCACCAACCAATGTGAATGAAAGTATAGATACTCCACGTACTCAGTTAAGAGAAATTATTGTTGATGGAAATAATGTAGCTATGGC GCATTCAAAAAGTAAACAGTTTTCAGAAGAAGGTATACAAATAGTGATTGATTACTTCAGACAAAGAGGACACACAGTGAAGGTGTTTGTACCTCAATATAGAAGATCGCTGAATAACCCGAGACTCGAAAAATGGTATGCAGAAGGTATTGTGATTTTCACACCTAGTCGTTATATTGCTGGAAGATGGATAACTTCTTACGATGATAG atttatattacaatatgcGACAATGTGTAAAGGCATTGTCATTTCAATGGATCAATACAGAGATTTATACGCTGAAAGACTAGACTGGCGTGATACAATTCTCAACCGTTTGTTGGCTCCAACTTTTGTCGGAAATATTGTCATGTTCCCTGATGATCCTTTAGGTAGGAAGGGTCCTACGCTTGACGAATTTTTAAGATATAAAGTATATGACTTTAATGTAAATAGTAAGTAA
- the LOC116432081 gene encoding uncharacterized protein LOC116432081 isoform X1, whose amino-acid sequence MSALNDSVIICDASPNSSRKKTSPKKKKQKKIPKRTFYEGPLKHIQLSSKRYKQLQVQQNLNDRKKEIDNNENNFFSSEIAGLTQDNIIILSDNECESTSADNENVRKHKGDVQKRFLDEVEKTIMSYKNINASLKRKRPGVMTRSKKRKLLNSGVLLDNNSSCLLISDTEDSDVITVEVDGENRAPLDSVNQSSDDIVVVWSSASTTLPDVQTKENIAVNTQMKEHKVVNAQTKENKGVIEGRERETLINSESDQGEIVSQKEQGTETPNQEKDNRLFMIDRTPDAKNLQCLLLSRKERSKISKDNFEEDIPNNDSQLLFNKPGLTLPTAQNISGRIIMKKRRSLFNTLSRLEDKASDVDRRTPLPSTSIENSASNIDVPPTNVNESIDTPRTQLREIIVDGNNVAMAHSKSKQFSEEGIQIVIDYFRQRGHTVKVFVPQYRRSLNNPRLEKWYAEGIVIFTPSRYIAGRWITSYDDRFILQYATMCKGIVISMDQYRDLYAERLDWRDTILNRLLAPTFVGNIVMFPDDPLGRKGPTLDEFLRYKVYDFNVNSK is encoded by the exons ATGAGTGCGTTAAACGATTCGGTAATAATTTGCGACGCATCACCAAACTCGAGTCGAAAGAAAACTTCCcccaaaaaaaagaaacaaaaaaagattCCGAAAAGGACATTTTACGAAGGTCCTTTAAAACATATCCAGTTAAG CAGTAAAAGATACAAACAACTACAAGTGCAACAAAATCTAAATGATCGGAAGAAAGAAATcgacaataatgaaaataattttttttcctcTGAGATTGCTGGTCTGACTCAagataacataattatattgaGCGACAATGAATGTGAATCTACTAGTGCGGACAACGAAAATGTTCGCAAACATAAAGGAGACGTTCAAAAGAGGTTTCTGGATGAGGTAGAAAAGACAATAATgtcttacaaaaatataaatgctTCATTAAAACGTAAAAGACCTGGTGTTATGACACgttcaaagaaaagaaaactgttGAACTCTGGTGtattattagataataattCATCTTGTCTTCTTATATCAGACACAGAAGATTCTGACGTGATAACAGTTGAAGTAGATGGTGAAAATAGAG caccattggattctgtaaatcaaagttcagaCGATATTGTTGTAGTATGGTCATCTGCGAGTACAACTTTGCCTGATGTTCAGACAAAGGAAAACATAGCAGTGAATACTCAGATGAAGGAACACAAAGTAGTAAATGCTCAGacaaaggaaaacaaaggaGTAATTGAAGGTAGAGAAAgggaaacattaataaattccGAAAGTGATCAAGGTGAAATTGTAAGCCAAAAAGAGCAAGGAACAGAAACTCCAAATCAAGAAAAAGATAATAGACTCTTCATGATAGATCGTACTCCAGATGCAAAGAATCTTCAGTGTTTGTTGTTGTCCAGGAAGGAAAGATCTAAAATCTCAAAAGACAATTTTGAAGAGGACATACCAAACAATGATTCTCAATTGCTTTTCAACAAACCAGGATTAACATTGCCTACTGCTCAAAATATAAGTGgaagaataattatgaaaaaacgAAGATCGCTCTTTAATACATTATCAAGATTAGAAGATAAAGCATCTGATGTAGATAGAAGAACACCTCTGCCCAGTACGTCAATTGAAAACAGTGCAAGTAATATTGATGTACCACCAACCAATGTGAATGAAAGTATAGATACTCCACGTACTCAGTTAAGAGAAATTATTGTTGATGGAAATAATGTAGCTATGGC GCATTCAAAAAGTAAACAGTTTTCAGAAGAAGGTATACAAATAGTGATTGATTACTTCAGACAAAGAGGACACACAGTGAAGGTGTTTGTACCTCAATATAGAAGATCGCTGAATAACCCGAGACTCGAAAAATGGTATGCAGAAGGTATTGTGATTTTCACACCTAGTCGTTATATTGCTGGAAGATGGATAACTTCTTACGATGATAG atttatattacaatatgcGACAATGTGTAAAGGCATTGTCATTTCAATGGATCAATACAGAGATTTATACGCTGAAAGACTAGACTGGCGTGATACAATTCTCAACCGTTTGTTGGCTCCAACTTTTGTCGGAAATATTGTCATGTTCCCTGATGATCCTTTAGGTAGGAAGGGTCCTACGCTTGACGAATTTTTAAGATATAAAGTATATGACTTTAATGTAAATAGTAAGTAA
- the LOC116432081 gene encoding uncharacterized protein LOC116432081 isoform X4, producing the protein MNEHCENKRYKQLQVQQNLNDRKKEIDNNENNFFSSEIAGLTQDNIIILSDNECESTSADNENVRKHKGDVQKRFLDEVEKTIMSYKNINASLKRKRPGVMTRSKKRKLLNSGVLLDNNSSCLLISDTEDSDVITVEVDGENRAPLDSVNQSSDDIVVVWSSASTTLPDVQTKENIAVNTQMKEHKVVNAQTKENKGVIEGRERETLINSESDQGEIVSQKEQGTETPNQEKDNRLFMIDRTPDAKNLQCLLLSRKERSKISKDNFEEDIPNNDSQLLFNKPGLTLPTAQNISGRIIMKKRRSLFNTLSRLEDKASDVDRRTPLPSTSIENSASNIDVPPTNVNESIDTPRTQLREIIVDGNNVAMAHSKSKQFSEEGIQIVIDYFRQRGHTVKVFVPQYRRSLNNPRLEKWYAEGIVIFTPSRYIAGRWITSYDDRFILQYATMCKGIVISMDQYRDLYAERLDWRDTILNRLLAPTFVGNIVMFPDDPLGRKGPTLDEFLRYKVYDFNVNSK; encoded by the exons ATGAATGAACATTGTGAAAA TAAAAGATACAAACAACTACAAGTGCAACAAAATCTAAATGATCGGAAGAAAGAAATcgacaataatgaaaataattttttttcctcTGAGATTGCTGGTCTGACTCAagataacataattatattgaGCGACAATGAATGTGAATCTACTAGTGCGGACAACGAAAATGTTCGCAAACATAAAGGAGACGTTCAAAAGAGGTTTCTGGATGAGGTAGAAAAGACAATAATgtcttacaaaaatataaatgctTCATTAAAACGTAAAAGACCTGGTGTTATGACACgttcaaagaaaagaaaactgttGAACTCTGGTGtattattagataataattCATCTTGTCTTCTTATATCAGACACAGAAGATTCTGACGTGATAACAGTTGAAGTAGATGGTGAAAATAGAG caccattggattctgtaaatcaaagttcagaCGATATTGTTGTAGTATGGTCATCTGCGAGTACAACTTTGCCTGATGTTCAGACAAAGGAAAACATAGCAGTGAATACTCAGATGAAGGAACACAAAGTAGTAAATGCTCAGacaaaggaaaacaaaggaGTAATTGAAGGTAGAGAAAgggaaacattaataaattccGAAAGTGATCAAGGTGAAATTGTAAGCCAAAAAGAGCAAGGAACAGAAACTCCAAATCAAGAAAAAGATAATAGACTCTTCATGATAGATCGTACTCCAGATGCAAAGAATCTTCAGTGTTTGTTGTTGTCCAGGAAGGAAAGATCTAAAATCTCAAAAGACAATTTTGAAGAGGACATACCAAACAATGATTCTCAATTGCTTTTCAACAAACCAGGATTAACATTGCCTACTGCTCAAAATATAAGTGgaagaataattatgaaaaaacgAAGATCGCTCTTTAATACATTATCAAGATTAGAAGATAAAGCATCTGATGTAGATAGAAGAACACCTCTGCCCAGTACGTCAATTGAAAACAGTGCAAGTAATATTGATGTACCACCAACCAATGTGAATGAAAGTATAGATACTCCACGTACTCAGTTAAGAGAAATTATTGTTGATGGAAATAATGTAGCTATGGC GCATTCAAAAAGTAAACAGTTTTCAGAAGAAGGTATACAAATAGTGATTGATTACTTCAGACAAAGAGGACACACAGTGAAGGTGTTTGTACCTCAATATAGAAGATCGCTGAATAACCCGAGACTCGAAAAATGGTATGCAGAAGGTATTGTGATTTTCACACCTAGTCGTTATATTGCTGGAAGATGGATAACTTCTTACGATGATAG atttatattacaatatgcGACAATGTGTAAAGGCATTGTCATTTCAATGGATCAATACAGAGATTTATACGCTGAAAGACTAGACTGGCGTGATACAATTCTCAACCGTTTGTTGGCTCCAACTTTTGTCGGAAATATTGTCATGTTCCCTGATGATCCTTTAGGTAGGAAGGGTCCTACGCTTGACGAATTTTTAAGATATAAAGTATATGACTTTAATGTAAATAGTAAGTAA
- the LOC116432081 gene encoding uncharacterized protein LOC116432081 isoform X5 has product MDSKRYKQLQVQQNLNDRKKEIDNNENNFFSSEIAGLTQDNIIILSDNECESTSADNENVRKHKGDVQKRFLDEVEKTIMSYKNINASLKRKRPGVMTRSKKRKLLNSGVLLDNNSSCLLISDTEDSDVITVEVDGENRAPLDSVNQSSDDIVVVWSSASTTLPDVQTKENIAVNTQMKEHKVVNAQTKENKGVIEGRERETLINSESDQGEIVSQKEQGTETPNQEKDNRLFMIDRTPDAKNLQCLLLSRKERSKISKDNFEEDIPNNDSQLLFNKPGLTLPTAQNISGRIIMKKRRSLFNTLSRLEDKASDVDRRTPLPSTSIENSASNIDVPPTNVNESIDTPRTQLREIIVDGNNVAMAHSKSKQFSEEGIQIVIDYFRQRGHTVKVFVPQYRRSLNNPRLEKWYAEGIVIFTPSRYIAGRWITSYDDRFILQYATMCKGIVISMDQYRDLYAERLDWRDTILNRLLAPTFVGNIVMFPDDPLGRKGPTLDEFLRYKVYDFNVNSK; this is encoded by the exons CAGTAAAAGATACAAACAACTACAAGTGCAACAAAATCTAAATGATCGGAAGAAAGAAATcgacaataatgaaaataattttttttcctcTGAGATTGCTGGTCTGACTCAagataacataattatattgaGCGACAATGAATGTGAATCTACTAGTGCGGACAACGAAAATGTTCGCAAACATAAAGGAGACGTTCAAAAGAGGTTTCTGGATGAGGTAGAAAAGACAATAATgtcttacaaaaatataaatgctTCATTAAAACGTAAAAGACCTGGTGTTATGACACgttcaaagaaaagaaaactgttGAACTCTGGTGtattattagataataattCATCTTGTCTTCTTATATCAGACACAGAAGATTCTGACGTGATAACAGTTGAAGTAGATGGTGAAAATAGAG caccattggattctgtaaatcaaagttcagaCGATATTGTTGTAGTATGGTCATCTGCGAGTACAACTTTGCCTGATGTTCAGACAAAGGAAAACATAGCAGTGAATACTCAGATGAAGGAACACAAAGTAGTAAATGCTCAGacaaaggaaaacaaaggaGTAATTGAAGGTAGAGAAAgggaaacattaataaattccGAAAGTGATCAAGGTGAAATTGTAAGCCAAAAAGAGCAAGGAACAGAAACTCCAAATCAAGAAAAAGATAATAGACTCTTCATGATAGATCGTACTCCAGATGCAAAGAATCTTCAGTGTTTGTTGTTGTCCAGGAAGGAAAGATCTAAAATCTCAAAAGACAATTTTGAAGAGGACATACCAAACAATGATTCTCAATTGCTTTTCAACAAACCAGGATTAACATTGCCTACTGCTCAAAATATAAGTGgaagaataattatgaaaaaacgAAGATCGCTCTTTAATACATTATCAAGATTAGAAGATAAAGCATCTGATGTAGATAGAAGAACACCTCTGCCCAGTACGTCAATTGAAAACAGTGCAAGTAATATTGATGTACCACCAACCAATGTGAATGAAAGTATAGATACTCCACGTACTCAGTTAAGAGAAATTATTGTTGATGGAAATAATGTAGCTATGGC GCATTCAAAAAGTAAACAGTTTTCAGAAGAAGGTATACAAATAGTGATTGATTACTTCAGACAAAGAGGACACACAGTGAAGGTGTTTGTACCTCAATATAGAAGATCGCTGAATAACCCGAGACTCGAAAAATGGTATGCAGAAGGTATTGTGATTTTCACACCTAGTCGTTATATTGCTGGAAGATGGATAACTTCTTACGATGATAG atttatattacaatatgcGACAATGTGTAAAGGCATTGTCATTTCAATGGATCAATACAGAGATTTATACGCTGAAAGACTAGACTGGCGTGATACAATTCTCAACCGTTTGTTGGCTCCAACTTTTGTCGGAAATATTGTCATGTTCCCTGATGATCCTTTAGGTAGGAAGGGTCCTACGCTTGACGAATTTTTAAGATATAAAGTATATGACTTTAATGTAAATAGTAAGTAA